CTCTGGTTTCTAGGGCTGCTATGTGACGCCCTGAACTTTTGGACCTCTGAGTCTCTGTGCcgtgtttatttttgcttttgtttagtgatggggatcaaacccagggcctgaagCACAGTAGGCAAGTGCTTCACAGGCTGTGATCCCTAGCTCTATGCTGTTTCCCTCAGAGCTGTTCcgcatttccttctcttgccagTATCCTGAAATGTGCTCTGGTGAGgctatttcttttcactttctgggTGAACTCCCTCAGTCTGGGGCCTTGTCCTTAGTGTGGGAAAAGCacgtgtgcatgtttgtgtgtgtgtgagttcactttctctgtctctcttcaaGGTTTGTTGGATATTGATCCAACAAGAATGGTTCTccatcttcctcattttctttaacCTGTTGAGTCTTAGTCTGTTCCTTGTTTTCAGTCCTGTATCAGTCAGCATTTGCTGTGATGATGCTCTGTGACAAGCAACTCCATAATTCTAGTGATGCACAGTAAACTTCTGGTCCTGCATTCCCCTCTTGGTGATCCTCCCAGGGCCTGCTGTTCTCAGGCCCCTGGCAGAAACACAGGAGGCCAGCCCATGTCACACAGCATATTTTGAGCATATGCCCCCTGTGGGAGTAACACaagcaggagaggaagagaacCTCTCATGGAAGCACTGTGAAACCACATGTGAAAGGGGAGGTGTACGATTCCACTACAGAAAGAGGGTTGAGAACAGATACAACAGCCAGATGCAGTGCTGCAGGCCCACGACCCCCAGCCccctgctcaggaggctgaggcaggaggaccacaagaaccaggccagcctcagcaatttattgacaccccatctgaaaaaaagaagactgggatgtagctcggtaAAGTGCCCCTCTGtccagtccctagtaccaaaacaaaagcaagagGAACCCCAACCCCCTCCCACAGAGGGTGTCACTGGGAAGAGCCCACCCGTCCTCTGAGCGGCCTCCCCGCATCCTCCTGCCCTTCGATGACATGAAGTGGTGCCCACGCGGGTGCTTCCTGTGATCTGTCTCCGAATTTCCCTCCCTGAGGGTCTGGCCTGTTTCCCACAGCAGAGCTGGTGCAGGTGTTGCTGTGCTTGGTGGGGCTTCATTGTGGTGGGTTCACCTTGGCAAGATGGAGCTGGGTtctcgtctctctctctctttttgcagggggtggtactggggattgaaccagggcgcttaaccactgagccatatccccagccctttttcttattttgaggcagggtctccctcagttgcttaaggcctctcgaagttgctgaggctggctttgaactcacaagcctCCTGCCTCCATTACTGGAATCCAGGTGTGCGCCAGATACTGGCATCGGTCTTTCTGTCTGCTTGactccaggaccttgtgcttgctgAACACATCTCTCCCCCTGGGCACCTGCAACCCTAGCCAGTGCAAGTGCACAGCCCAGCTGCGTGAGGATGTCTGCACTGATGTCACCTGGGTCTCGAGGCCTCCTCCTAGCTGATCTCCCAGGCAGTAGCTCCTGTTCCCAGCTCCTGGGGCCCTTTACCGCCCTCCCACTTTCTGCCTGTGAGCACGACAGTTCTGGGGCTGGCGTGTAGGTGGGACCATGCAAGCCCCGCCTTTTCGTGGttcttgtgcctcagcctcccgtgggAGGTCAGCTTCACCGAATGTGGCGTCTCCGAGTTGGGTTTCCACATTTTGGCTACTGCAAGTAATGCTAAGAGGGCTGTGCACACGTTTCCCAGGTCCGGGCTTTTAATTCCATGGATGTATACCCACAAGCAGAATGGCTGGATCATGTGGGGGTTTAGGTTGGATCTTTTTAAGTGAGGGGGACTTTGCTTGGAATTGTTTCCTTCGCTGATTTCAGCAGGGCACGTCTCCTCCTTCTAGAATGGAAGACGATGCCCACCCCCACCGCCCAGGGGCATCCAGCCCACTTGGGAAGGTGGGGACATCCTGCTGGCCCACTGCTTCTGGCCTCTCCCTGCAATCTGCCCTGGCCTTTCCTGCCTGCTTGCTGGTCACTACCTTCCCGTCTGCTGCACAGCACTGATGGCCCTTCACCAGCGCTTGTCCTTGTCTCCTGCATTCATGAGCAGTATCCCTCCCCTACCCCCGCTGTGTCATCTAGGACGGGACTCGGGGAGAGGGGTGCGTGGGGTTGGTCTTCAGTCCAGCATTTTTGGGGGTACACAATAGGCTGGCTGACCTGTCTCTGGTCCAGCCTGGGCCTGGGTAGTGAATGCACCCAGGGTTCTAGGAGGCCATGTCGAACTGGAGATGTTGCAGCCGCCACTGAAGCCTCCCACAGTCTACGGGCAGACGCTGCAGATGGTGGGCAGCTGCTGGGGCTCGTCCAGGCACAGAGTCACAGAGTCACGAGGAGTCTGCGCAGGAGCTGGGGGGCTAAGTGAGCTCGCTGTGCGGAGGGGAAGGGCAGCGGAGGCCTCAGGTGTGGCCCGCACCATCCTGCTCTATCTCCGCAGGTGTGCGAGCCGCAGGAACCCAAGTGCCCGAGCCGCCACTGGAGCATCAGCATCGACGAGCGCCGGCAGCTGGCAGTGCTGGGCGCCCAGGAGAGGCAGGACGTCGCAGGCGCCCCCTCCCAAGGCAGGGTGCGTGGTGGGCGGGGAGGCGGGCCTGTGCCTGGCCTGCCCTGGCAGAGCCCTgtgcctcccctccccacctgggCCCTGATGCCGCCGCCGTTGCCTGCAGGACATTACACAGATGGTGGCGGAGCTGGTGTCCAAGGACGTGGTCAAGGACGTGCTCCTCATGCAGCCGCTCAGGTCTGGGGGGTCCACTGAGGCCTTCCACGATGTCCCGGCTCGGAGCACACCTTTCTGGCAGACTGCAACTTTGAAGAGCCGGGCCTCGCAAACACCCCGCTCCTAGGAGCCCTCTCAGTCCTCAGTTTTCCAGAGCTTTTCCTTGGGGAAGGCCTTGGGGGAGACCTTCGTGCCCTCCTTGTGCCCATGCACTGAGGAGAAAACAGGCCTAGAAAGCACTGCTGGCCTGATGCCTGGGGCCTGCCTGGGGAGGGctgctgccctgcctgccctgacCTGGAgggagaggggtggagggggcCTTCCCTGGAAAACCCCAGCCTGCCTCTAGTCTGCCAGAAGAAAGAAGCACTGGGGCACCTGGGCTGCTGGGGCTGAGCAGCACTGTGGGTGCCTAGGGGCAGGGGTGTCCATGTTATGCCTTGGGTCCTGCCCCTAAAGCCTGGGTGGGCACGGGACCCAGCAGTGATGCTGTGGTGCAGGCAACTGGGGCAGAGGCACACATGAGGTGCTGGACACAGGCTTTCTGATTAAGGAGGTGCTTCCCAGGTCTGGATGTGAACTTGGAGTTGGACGAGGGCTGAGAGGGCAGTGTGCATAGAGGGTCCAGGGTAGCCCTGAGAAGCTGGCTGGACAGGTGGCCCTCAGGCCCTAGGCCTGCAACCCTAACTGCCTTGTCTCAAGGCTAGGGGCCCGCAGAAGGGTTCTGAGTTGGGGGTGACAATACAGGCTGTGTTTTGAGGAGATGGAGCTGGAGGGGACAGgggtgagagagaaaggagggagggttCCCAGCCCTGCTGGCTGGCAGTATGCAGAGTGAGCAGGTGGCCCTGGACTCAGTGACCTACTTACCGGCTGCTTGGGTTTTTGCATGGGCAGGGCTGGTGAGGGGCTTTGGGTTGAGAGGAGGTGACAGCCACTTGGACCTTGTACACACTGGCAAACTGGCAGTGCTGTCCCAGAGCCCAAGGTGAGACACAGATGTAGCCATAAGGCGACTGCTGCCCCTGAACacctctcctcttctctgcctccctcactGTAAGGTGCAGTGGAAGTCCTCTTCTTTCAGGGGAGCTGGGCACAGCCCTCCCAGTTCAGTGTGATTTTTGTCCTCTTTGTTCATCATGACCAGAGTGGGGGAGGGCCGGCCATGAAGCCACAGGGACTGGCGGAGGCGATCTAAGAGGTGGGACCATCATGATCCCTCCCCTTCCTAAGGCCCCTGACAAAGATGTGGGAGGTGCTCTGGGCCAGGCCTTGTGCTGGGCAGGAAACAGGAGGGTCTGTCACAGTGCAGAGTGGGAGCTAAGGTGTCAACGGTCACCATGGAGGTTGCGTGCTGTGTAGTTCTGAGTGAATTTAAGACTGTGTTGTTTTCACTCGCGGCTGGAGCGGCCTGGGCTCATGCTACCAATTCCAATCTCACCTGGGAGTCCCGTGATGCTCAGAGCTCCCACAGGGCTCCTTCCCATCACAGCAGCACAAGCAAAGCCTTGGGGTCTTGGGGCTGAACTGACCCATCCCCTAGTGGTGGACATGGCCACACAGCCAGCCCTGCTTAGTGGACATGAGATCTGTCTCTCAGTGGGGATCAGCAGTGAGTGCATGGCCCTGCAGGGCCTGGACATGTCACCACAGTCGGGGGAGGGGGCCACCTGTAGTTTCTTACCTTTGCTGTAACAATTGCTACAAGATTAACGTTGTGAAACAGTGCACTCTCTCCTGCCTGTGAAGTCTCGCTGGGGGGTCCAGGTGTGGGCAAGGCCGTGCTCCTCTGGAGGCACTGGGGGACCAAGTCCTGCATTCTCAGCTTCTAGAGGCTGCCTGCTGCAGCtgctctgcctctgccctgcctccctcGCCCCTGGTGAAGGACTCCACTGGGTCCAGATGACCCAGGATGATCCCTGTTTTGAGGTCAAACCTTCGCCCTATCTGGAAATTAAGACATGGACTTTTTTataacacatgcctgtaaccccagcaactggggaggctgaggcagaagatctcaagttccagaccagcctcggcaacttaggcACTAAGAACTGTCTCATAAAGTGAAAAGGActggggggctgggattgtggctctgtGTTACATGCTCGCCAGTATGtctgaagcactgggttcaatccttagcaccacatgcaaatacataaatagaataaaggtgtccatctacagctaaaaacattttaaatagggctggggatgaggctcagtggttaaacacccctgggttcaatccctggcatatCCCCCCCAaccaacacacacaaaagaaaaaaaaaaaaaatgggactttACAGAGGGGAGCCTGATGTCTCCCACAGGGTACTGCTGGCATgcagtgggcagaggccaggatgCTGCCTGAGGTTTGCCAGTGCACAGGGGAGGCCCTGCTGGAAAACCCAGGACAGAGTAGTGTCTGCGGAGTCAGCACTCACTTGGGGGAGACCTACCTTGGGGTGAGTAGGAGTTTACAGCAACAGGGGGTTCTCGTCCTTGGATGAACAGAAAGATCTCAGGACACCAGTCAAGGGGAGGCTGGAGAAGCCTGCTTGTGAGTGGGAAGGATCCGAGGAACCGTGCTTGGGGACAACCGAAGTCCCTAGCAGCAGTGCGATAGGTCTGCCACAGCCCCTGCAACACCAAGCTTCTAGGATGCCTCCACTTCTGGGCCGCCAGGTCAGTCCCTGTCTTTCCCTGGGGCTCACGGGAGTGTTCGGGGACCACCTCCCCCAACCCCGTCGCGACCGGCGGCTGAGCGCCTGCGCGAGCAGGGCAGCCACCCAGAACGGAGCCCCGGGCTTGCGAGGGCGACGGTCTCCCTGCGCATGCTCGCCCGGGGTTGGCCGCGGAGCCTCCCTGGGTCCCCGGCGCCCTTCTCGGTTTGTGACCGGCTGGCTCCGGATGGGGAGCGCGGTCCCTCCGGTGAAGCAGAAGGGGCCTCGCGCCGGCGGCTGATGGGGGAGCCAACCCCACGCAGCACGCAGGAAGGTCGGGGTGCCTGGGAGATGTAGTTTGCAGCCCTGCCGAGTGCCTACACAATGCCCGCACGACCCCGTTAGAAGAAATGACTTCGCTAGTTTTGCAAATGCTTGCTCGTGGTTAAACAGTGTAACAAACACTatgctgttgttgttttaaaactcAATTCTATCACTGAAATGACTGCTGTTACCTTCCCGGGAGGGTTACTGCAGCTATTTCTAGGGTACGAGATGGAAGGGTATATGGAAATAGAGAAACCACCAGgacatcttaaaatatttaaaacgttaagatagggggctggggagatagctcagtcggtagagtgcttgcggtgcaagcactaaggccctgggttcgatccccagcacacacacacacacacacacacacacacacacacaaaacgtTAAGATAGAAAAACTATTGCTGAAATCACACGACTGCTTCTCGCCCCAAGTTTGAAGTATCCTCCTAAAAAATGTTtaggaatgaagagaagaatcATTAGGAGATGGGCGTCCTGTTTTTCAACGGTGCTTCTCTGCCCACCCTGCTGTTTCATGCTGGCCAGAGCATGGTATTCACAGCCCACCCTGAGCCTGGGCACACTCAGCACACTCGATGCCTGCAGTGAGTTCACCACCGGGACCAGACCATTCAAGTTCTCTCTTTTGATTTAGGTCTTTATTGGCTAGACTTAAGGTcaaggttgtgtgtgtgttgtgtgtactggagattgaaattgaatgctttaccagtgagctatatccccagccattttttttttttcatttatagatggacatgatacctttatttatgtggtgctgaggatcaaacccagtgctctacacatacaaggcaagtgctctgccactgagccatagccccagccctccccagccatttttgtttttcactaagagtctcactaagtcactgaggctgacctcgaacttgtgattctccttcttcagcctcccaagtagctgggattacagtagtgTGCCATTGCATatggctttaaaattttaaagaatttttttttttttcagtattggggatggaacccagggccttgccacATGCTGAgctcctactgagctacatccctaacccttttttttttttaatttaattttatttttttattattgtaaacaaatgggatacatgttgtttctctgtttgtacatggcgtaaaggcatactatttgtgtaaacatacatttacatagggtgatgttgtttgattcattctgttattttttcccttccccccacccttcccaccccttttccctctataca
The Sciurus carolinensis chromosome 2, mSciCar1.2, whole genome shotgun sequence DNA segment above includes these coding regions:
- the Tex22 gene encoding testis-expressed protein 22 isoform X2 — translated: MDSRQLWAQHLQLTQEHRQPSPPGVLSVARGQPGSQSSDQQGLQTQDWVCEPQEPKCPSRHWSISIDERRQLAVLGAQERQDVAGAPSQGRDITQMVAELVSKDVVKDVLLMQPLRSGGSTEAFHDVPARSTPFWQTATLKSRASQTPRS
- the Tex22 gene encoding testis-expressed protein 22 isoform X1; the encoded protein is MDSRQLWAQHLQLTQEHRQPSPPGVLSVARGQPGSQSSDQQGLQTQDWVQEAAEAGHLPLHTCHLLPFLPGVVRDQPGNTGHVKAALLGNRFLVCEPQEPKCPSRHWSISIDERRQLAVLGAQERQDVAGAPSQGRDITQMVAELVSKDVVKDVLLMQPLRSGGSTEAFHDVPARSTPFWQTATLKSRASQTPRS